From Micromonospora auratinigra:
GGCTCTACCCGGGCGAGCCGGTGGGGACGCCCGCACCGGACGCCCCCACCGACGCCGCGCTCAGGCGCTGATCTGCCGGCGGCCGTTGCCGTCGGCGTTCGCCGTGACGCTGATCCGGCGGGGCTTGGCCCGCTCGGCGATCGGGATGCGCAGGGTCAGCACGCCGTTGTCGTAGCCGGCCTCCAGCCGGTCGGTGTCGAGGGTGTCGCCGAGGAAGAGCTGCCGGCTGAAGGTGCCCATCGGCCGCTCGGCGGCGACGAGTTCGACCTTCTCCCCGGCGGGGCGGCGCCGCTCGGCGCGGACCGTCAGGACGTTGCGCTCGACGGTGCAGTCGATGCTGTCCGGGTCGACGCCCGGCAGGTCGAAGGCGGCGTAGAAGTGGTCCCCGTCGCGGTAGGCGTCGAGGTGCATGACCGCCGGCCGGGCGGTGGTGCCGAAGAACTGCTCGGCGAGCCGGTCGATCTCACGGAACGGGTCGGTACGCATCAACATGGCCGTGCCTCCTCGGTTCTCCTGGCCGAAGGTGAAGGTTCGGGTTGAGTCGACGTGACTCAACTTCTCGCTTTCCTGTTTTAGCGCGGGGCGGGCGCGCCGTCAACTCCGGCCGGCAGGAGCTTCTCGAACCAGTGCTGGGCGTACGGGCCACGGTGGTAGGCGGGGATCTCCCGGTAGCCGTGTCGGGCGTACAGGGCGCGCGCCTCCACCAGGTCGCTGCGGGTGTCCAGCCGGATCCGGTCCGCCCCGGCCGACGCGGCGTACGCCTCGACGGCGGCCAGCAGCGCCGCTCCGCCGCCGGCGCCCCGGTGGGCCGGACGCACGTAGACCCGGGTCAGCTCCGCCCAGCCGGGATGCCGGCGCAGACCGGCACAGCCGGCGAGCGCCCCGTCCCGGCGGGCCAGCAACAGCACGCCGGACGGCGGCACCAGGTCGTCGCTGGGGAAGTCGGCGAGCGCCGCCGCCACCTCCTCCGGCCGTTCCGGCCGGCCGTACCAGCGGCGGACCATCTCCGCCAGGTACTCGCGCAGCAGCACCGCCGCGTCCGGGGCGTCGGGTCGCGACGGGCTGGTCGTCCAGGTGCTCACGGGCGTCCGCCGATCAGGGTCGCCGGTGGACGCCGTGGTCGCGGGCGAGCGCGGCGTCAGGGCCGGTGAACTCATGCCCGGCACCCTGCCACCCGTGGCGGCGGCCCCGCCAGGCGTTTTTCCGGCCGCGGTGAGGCTCAGGCGGTGTGGTGCTCCGCGGTCGGGCTAGCCCGGAACCCCGGCATCGCCCGCCGGCCGCTGGGCGGCGAGGGTGACCCGGCGCAGCAGGTCGGACAGGAGTTGCCGCTCGTCGGCGGAGAGCGCGCCCAGGACCCGCTGCTCCTCGTCGCCGACCACCCCGATCGCCCGCCGCCAGTAGGCCCGGCCGGCGTCGGTGAGCTCCACGTCGATGCGGCGTCGGTCGACCGTGGAGGGGATGCGCCGGACGAATCCGCGCCGCACCAGCGCGTCGACCCGGGCGGTGATCGAGGCGGGCGCCATCCGCAGGTCGCCGGCGATGTCCGAGGGCGCGGCCCGGCCGCCCCGACCGGCGAGCGCGTGCAGGGTGCCGAATTCCTTCTCCTGCAGGTCCAGCTCCGCCAGGGTCCGCTCCTTGACCGCGCGCAGGTGGCGGGTCAGCAGCGACATCCGCACCACCGCGCCCTCGACGTCGGGATCCAGGTCGGGCAGGACGGGTCGCCAGCGGTCGACGTGCTCGTCGACGGGGTCACGCTCGCTCACCCGATCACCGTACGCCGCGTCCGGAAATTCACTGTCGAAATATTCGACGTCGAAGTAACGTGTCTGCCGTGACGCATCCCCTCCGGCTTCCCGCCTTCCGTCTACTCTTCCTCGGCCGTACCGTCTCGGCCCTCGGCGACGCCGTGGTGCCCACCGCGCTGGCGCTGGCGGTGCTGCGGGCCACCGGCTCCACCACCGCCCTCGCCGTCGTGCTCGGCTGCGCGATGGTCCCCCGGCTACTGCTGCTCCCCCTCGGCGGCGTGCTCGCCGACCGCTTCGACGCCCGGCGCGTCGCCCTCGGCACCGACCTGGTCCGCTGCGCCGCCCAACTGGTCGTCGGCCTGGAACTGCTCGGCGGCACGCCATCCCTGGCGCACCTCGCCCTCGCCTCCGCCGTCGGCGGCGCCGCCTCCGGCTTCGCCATTCCCACCGCGTCGCCGCTGGTCGCCGGCACCGTGCCCGGCGAGGGCCGGCAGCGGGCCAACGCGCTGGTCGGGGTGAGCGCCAACGCCAGCCGGCTCGCCGGACCCGCGCTGGCCGGGCTGCTGATCTTCAGCCTCGGGCCCGGCTGGGCGTTCGTGCTCGACGCCGCGTCGTTCGCCGTCAGCGCCGCGCTGCTCGCGGTCATCCGGGTCCGGCACGTGCCCGTCGCGCACCGGTCGCTCCGGGCCGACCTGGTCCTCGGCTGGCACCAGGTGCGCTCCCGCGACTGGTACTGGAGCAGCCTGCTCGCCCACGCGGTGTGGAACGGCGCCGCCGCCGTGCTGCTCACCCTCGGCCCGCTGGTCGCCGTGGACCGCCTCGGCGGGGAAGGCGTCTGGGTGCTGCTCCAGCAGGCGGGGGCCGTCGGCCTGCTGGCCGGCTCGCTGCTCGCCGGCCGGGTCCGCCCCGCCCGCCCGGTGCTGGTGGGCAACCTGGCCCTCGCCACGTACGCCGCGCCGCTGCTGCTGCTCGCCGCCGCCGCGCCCGCCGCGGCCACCGTCGTCGCCTACTGCCTCGCGCTGACCGCCCTCGGCTTCCTCAACCCGGTCTGGGAGACCGTGGTGCAGGCGCAGTTCCCACCCGAGGTGCTGGCCCGGGTCACCTCGTACGACTGGCTGATGTCGCTGGCCGCCATGCCGATCGGGTACGCCCTCGCCCCGGCCGCCGCCGGAACCTGGGGCGCGTCGACCCCGCTCGTGGCGGCCGGGGCGCTGGTCCTGCTCGCCTGCGCCGGCACCGCCGCCGTGCCCGGCGTACGCCGGCTGCGCTGGCCGGCCCCCGCCCCGGCGGCGGCCGAGGCACCGGTGCCGGCGTGAGGCCGACCAGCGTCAGAGCCGGTGCCCGGTGGTGGCGTCGACGTGCCCGGGCACCTCGTCGTGGCGGTCGCCCACGCTGGAGGTGCCGGACGGCTCGAACATCAGGATGGACGCGCCGCCGGGCGCGGACGGCCGGTGCTCGACCCCGCGCGGCACCACGTGCACCGCGCCGCGCGGCAGCACCACCTCCCGCTCGGCGCCGTCCGCGCCGTCGCGCAGGGCGATCCGCAGCTCCCCGTCGAGCACCAGGAAGAACTCGTCGGTGTGCTCGTGGACGTGCCAGACGTGCTCGCCGGCGACCTTGGCGATCCGCACGTCGTAGTCGTTGACGGTGGTGACGATGCGCGGGCTCCACAGCTGCTCGAAGCTCGCGAGGGCGGCGGCCAACTCGATCGGCTCAGTGCTCATCGCCCCATCCTGACGCAGCGCGCCGGTCAGAGGAACCGGTGCATCACGTGCAGGCCGACCCGGCCCAGGGTGGGGTGCGCGAACGCCTGCGGCACCGTGCCGATCACCGTGAACCCGAGCCGCCGGTACAGCCGCACGGCCACCGTGTTGCTCTCCGCCACCGCGTTGAACTGCATCGCGGCGTAGCCCTGGCGGCGGGCCCAGTCGAGGGTGTGCTCGACCAGCGCCCGGCCGACGCCCTGTCCCCGCGCGGCGGCCGGCACCATGTAGCTGGCGCTGGCCACGTGCGAGCCGGGACCGGGCTTGTTGGGACCCGCCTTGGCGGTGCCGAGGATCCGCCCGTCCGCCTCGGCGACCACGGTCAGCCCCGGCGGCCGTTCCACCCACACGTCGTGCAGCACCTCCGACGGCCACGCCGGGTCGTACGGGAAGGTGTCGCCGGCCTCGATCACCTCGGTCAGGATCGGCCGGACCTGCGCCCAGTCGGCCTCGGTGTACTCGCGGATCCGCACGCCGGGAGGCTAGCCGCGCCCCGCGCGGTGACGCCAGCCGGTTTCCGCCGGCTGCGCGACCGGCACCACGGCCCGCCATACTTGGCGCCATGCTCTGGGGTGTCAGCGGACCGCTCTTCCTGCTCGACTACGTCTCGGCGGTCGCCGTGGCCCTCGCGATCGCCGTGGCGGTACGCGAGCTGACCGGCGCGCGGGCCCGGGGCGCCGAGCCGGACCCGGTCGAACTGGCGTACCTGACCGACCGGGCCGGGCTGGCCTGCCAGGTCGGCATGGCCGCGCTGCACCGCGCCGGCGTGGTACGCCCCGGCGAACTGGCCACCCTGACCGTGGACGGCCCGCCACCGGTCCGCTCCCCGCACCTGGTCCGGGCCCTGCACGCCGCACTGCGCCGGCCGCAGACCTGGGCCGGTGTGCTGGCCGACCCGCAGGTGGGGCGGGCCCTGCGCCGGCTGGTGGCCCGGCTGCTGCGCGACGGTTGGCTGCTCACCCCGGCCCAACGGCGGCGGGTGGCACTGGGCACCCTGCCCCTGTTCGCGGTGGCCGCCGTCGGGCTGACCCGGATCGTCGACAGCGCCGTCGAGGGCCGAGACGCCGGCGGACCCGCCTCCGTGGTCGGCCTGCTGCTGTGCTGCGTGGCCACCGCCCTCGGCGGCTGGTGGCTGAGCGAGGTGCCGGAGACCGGGGCCGCCGCCCGCCGGCTGCTGCGCCGGCTGCGCCGCCGGCACGCGGAGCTCGACCCGCAGCGCCGCCCCGCCTGGAGCGAACACGGCACCGACGAGCTGCTGACCGCGATGGCCCTGTACGGCCCGCGCCCGCTGCTGGCCGTCGCGCCCCGCCTCGGCGCGCTGGTCGGCATCGACGCCGACCGCACCCGCCCGGACCCGCAGCGCACACTGGCCCGCCGCTGACCGCTGACCGCGGGCCGTCGCGCCCACGGCACGGCCGGACCGCCGGCCCGGCGTGGCCGGCGGTCCGCGCCGCTCAGCGCAGCGCGTCGGCCTCCCGGATGAGCCGGCTCAGGTCCCGCACCTCGGCGTCGTCGGTCGCCTCGGCGGCCCCCTGCGCGATCGCCGCCAGATCGGCCAGCCGGGCCTGCGTGCCGCCGCGCAACGCCTCGGCGAAGTAGCCGGCCGCGTAGCAGGTCCGCAGCCGTGGGGACGCCTCGGTGAACGGTCGGTCCAGCGCGGCCACGGTCACCGACTCGTACGTCTCGGCCGGCGCCCGGTCCTTCGGCGCGGTCCAGCGCACCTGCACCCGGGCCACCCGCGTCGAGGCGGACGCCCCCTCGGCCAGCCGCACCGCGTACAGGGCGGTGACGCTGTGCCCGGGGCCCACCTCGCCGCCGTCGACCCGGTCGTCGCGGAAGCTCTCGTCGGCGATCGCCCGGTTGTCGTAGCCGATCAGCCGGTAGGAGGTCACCGTCGCCTCGTCGAAGGTCACCTGCACCTTGGCGTCGAGCGCCCGCAGGCTCAGCGTCGCCGGCAGCTGCTGCACGAACACCCGGCGGGCCTGCTCCCGCTCGCCGACGTAGACCGCGAAGCCGTCACCCCGGTCGGCCAGCTGCTCCATCAGCGCGTCGCCGTAGTCGCTGCCCACCCCCACGCCGAGCAGCGTGATCTGCTTCTGCGCCTCCTCGCGGACCCGGCGCAGGATCGGCTCCGCCTCGGTGCTGCCGGTGTTGGCCAGCCCGTCGGAGAGCACGATCACCCGGTTGGTCCGCCCCTCCCGGAAGCCGTCGCGGGCCACCCGGTAGCCGAGCACCAGGCCCGCCTCCAGGTTGGTGCTGTCCCGGGTACGCAACGAGTCGATCGCCTCGTGCAGGGTGCGGGCCTCGGCGACGGGCGTCATCTCCCGTACCACCCGCGCCCGGGTGCTGAACTCGACGATCGCGATGGAGTCGGTCGGCCGCAGCTGGTCCACCAGCGTGTGCAGGGCATCGCGCACCAGGTCCAGCCGGCCCGGCTCGTCCATCGAGCCGGACACGTCGACGACGAACGTCAACGCCGCGTCCGGGCGGTCGCGGCGGTCCTCCGCACGGGTCTGCAGCCCCACCCGCAGCAGCCGCTCGTCGTCGGCCGCCTCGTGCTGCTGCGGCAGCCGGGCCCCGTCGACGTGCACCGCGAAGCCGTCCCCGGCGGGCTGCGGGTAGTCCTGCCGGAAGGAGTTCACGAACTCCTCCGGCCGCACCTCGGCGCGCTCGGGCAGCCGGCCGTCGCGGATCAGCCGGCGGGTGTAGCCGTACGAGGCGGTGTCGACGTCCATCGCGAAGGTGGACGCCGGATCCTCCCGGGTGCTCGTCTCGCCGCCGCCCGACCAGGGCGCGGTGGCGCCGGGGCGGGCCGGGCCGCGCGCCGAGTCGCTGCGCGGGCCGCCGGCCGTGCAGGCGCCGGAGGTCAGCGCGGCGGCCAGCAGCACCGGCACCAGCAGTGACCGTCTGAGATGGCTCATCGGACCCTCCCGAATGGACTGGACGGAATGTGGTCCGGCCGTGGCGCGCCGGATCCGTTGCGGTCATTGACGCAGCCCGACGGGTCGGCGGCTCCCGCCGTGGCCGAGCCGATACCCAAGCGTGAGAGTCGTGACCGAGCCGTGCGCGAAGCGTGACCGGAACCGGTCGGCACGATCGGCGGCCCCGTGCTGCGCCCCCACCACCGATGCGGCAGAGTGGGCCGGTGTCGGCAGCCGAGACCACCGGGCGGACGACCGTGCAGGGCCCGAGCGGGGTGGTGTTCCCCACCACCGGCACCACCCGCAGCACCAGCGCGCTGGGGCGGGCCGTGGTGGCCGACGCCCTGCGCGCCGTCGACCCGGTCGGCGCCCGTGCCGCCGAGCACGAGACCGACTGGCGGCACGGCTACCTCGGCCACTTCCGCCGCCTGGTCGAGGCCGGACTGCTGTCGCGGGACGCGGCGCTGACCGTCGCCCGCGACGGCCTCGCCGCCCTGCACGGCCGGATGCGCTACCTGCCCGACGGTGGTCCCGAGGTGGGCCTGGCGCAGGGCGTTCGACCTGCCCGCCGAACAGCCGCTGGAGACCGCCACGGTCACCGGCCGGGGCGAGGTCGAGCGGGAACTGTCCCTGCCGTACCGGGGACAGCGGCTGCGCGGCGACGACCTGCGCCGCCGCCTCGACGCCTGGGTGGCGGCGGGGGTGATCGAACCCAGCTGCGCCGAGGCGGTCGGCGCGGTGGCGGCCAACCCCGACTGGCTGGACCTGCGCGACCAGAAGATCGTGGTGCTCGGCGCGGGCGCGGAGATGGGCCCGCTGCCGTCGGTGCTGCGCTGGGGCGGCGACGTGGTCGCCGTCGACCTGCCCCGCCCCGACATCTGGCAGCGGCTGCTGCGCACCACCCACCGCCACGGCGGCCGACTGCACCTGCCGGTCCGCCCCGGCACCGCCGCCGACGACGCCGCGCTGGCCGCGCACGCCGGCGCCGACCTGCTGCACCACCTCCCCCAGGCCGCCGCCTGGCTGCGCGGCCTGGACGGTCGCCTGGTGCTGGGCAACTACGTGTACGCCGACGGCGCGACCAACGTCCGCGTCGCCACCGCCGTCGACGCGCTCACCGTGCACCTGGGCCGGCACCGCCCGGACGTCGCGCTCGCCTTCCTGGCCACCCCCACCGACGTGTACGCCGTGCCGGCCGACGCGGTCGCGCACGCCGAACGCGGCTACGCGGCCCGGGGCGCGCTGCGCCGGTCGCTGCGGGTGCTCTCCGGGGGCCGGCTGCTGCACCGCAACTACCCGCCGCACGCCGACCCGGGGCTCAACGACAGCCTGGTGCCGCAGCAGGGCCCGAACTACGCCCTGGCCAAGCGGCTGCAACGGTGGCGCGCGGCGGTGGCCCGCGACGCCGGCACGACCGTGTCGTTCACCGTGGCCCCGCCGACGCGTACCCGCTCGGTGCTGCGCAACCGGGCCCTGGCCGCCGCGTACGCGGGCGCCCACCGCTTCGGCATCGAGGTGTTCGAGCCGGCCACCAGCAACACGCTGATGGCCGCGGTGCTGGTGCACGAC
This genomic window contains:
- a CDS encoding MFS transporter, which encodes MTHPLRLPAFRLLFLGRTVSALGDAVVPTALALAVLRATGSTTALAVVLGCAMVPRLLLLPLGGVLADRFDARRVALGTDLVRCAAQLVVGLELLGGTPSLAHLALASAVGGAASGFAIPTASPLVAGTVPGEGRQRANALVGVSANASRLAGPALAGLLIFSLGPGWAFVLDAASFAVSAALLAVIRVRHVPVAHRSLRADLVLGWHQVRSRDWYWSSLLAHAVWNGAAAVLLTLGPLVAVDRLGGEGVWVLLQQAGAVGLLAGSLLAGRVRPARPVLVGNLALATYAAPLLLLAAAAPAAATVVAYCLALTALGFLNPVWETVVQAQFPPEVLARVTSYDWLMSLAAMPIGYALAPAAAGTWGASTPLVAAGALVLLACAGTAAVPGVRRLRWPAPAPAAAEAPVPA
- a CDS encoding Hsp20/alpha crystallin family protein, with protein sequence MLMRTDPFREIDRLAEQFFGTTARPAVMHLDAYRDGDHFYAAFDLPGVDPDSIDCTVERNVLTVRAERRRPAGEKVELVAAERPMGTFSRQLFLGDTLDTDRLEAGYDNGVLTLRIPIAERAKPRRISVTANADGNGRRQISA
- a CDS encoding GNAT family N-acetyltransferase, with the protein product MRIREYTEADWAQVRPILTEVIEAGDTFPYDPAWPSEVLHDVWVERPPGLTVVAEADGRILGTAKAGPNKPGPGSHVASASYMVPAAARGQGVGRALVEHTLDWARRQGYAAMQFNAVAESNTVAVRLYRRLGFTVIGTVPQAFAHPTLGRVGLHVMHRFL
- a CDS encoding vWA domain-containing protein, with the translated sequence MSHLRRSLLVPVLLAAALTSGACTAGGPRSDSARGPARPGATAPWSGGGETSTREDPASTFAMDVDTASYGYTRRLIRDGRLPERAEVRPEEFVNSFRQDYPQPAGDGFAVHVDGARLPQQHEAADDERLLRVGLQTRAEDRRDRPDAALTFVVDVSGSMDEPGRLDLVRDALHTLVDQLRPTDSIAIVEFSTRARVVREMTPVAEARTLHEAIDSLRTRDSTNLEAGLVLGYRVARDGFREGRTNRVIVLSDGLANTGSTEAEPILRRVREEAQKQITLLGVGVGSDYGDALMEQLADRGDGFAVYVGEREQARRVFVQQLPATLSLRALDAKVQVTFDEATVTSYRLIGYDNRAIADESFRDDRVDGGEVGPGHSVTALYAVRLAEGASASTRVARVQVRWTAPKDRAPAETYESVTVAALDRPFTEASPRLRTCYAAGYFAEALRGGTQARLADLAAIAQGAAEATDDAEVRDLSRLIREADALR
- a CDS encoding cupin domain-containing protein, with the protein product MSTEPIELAAALASFEQLWSPRIVTTVNDYDVRIAKVAGEHVWHVHEHTDEFFLVLDGELRIALRDGADGAEREVVLPRGAVHVVPRGVEHRPSAPGGASILMFEPSGTSSVGDRHDEVPGHVDATTGHRL
- a CDS encoding MarR family winged helix-turn-helix transcriptional regulator, which encodes MSERDPVDEHVDRWRPVLPDLDPDVEGAVVRMSLLTRHLRAVKERTLAELDLQEKEFGTLHALAGRGGRAAPSDIAGDLRMAPASITARVDALVRRGFVRRIPSTVDRRRIDVELTDAGRAYWRRAIGVVGDEEQRVLGALSADERQLLSDLLRRVTLAAQRPAGDAGVPG
- a CDS encoding TIGR04222 domain-containing membrane protein; translated protein: MLWGVSGPLFLLDYVSAVAVALAIAVAVRELTGARARGAEPDPVELAYLTDRAGLACQVGMAALHRAGVVRPGELATLTVDGPPPVRSPHLVRALHAALRRPQTWAGVLADPQVGRALRRLVARLLRDGWLLTPAQRRRVALGTLPLFAVAAVGLTRIVDSAVEGRDAGGPASVVGLLLCCVATALGGWWLSEVPETGAAARRLLRRLRRRHAELDPQRRPAWSEHGTDELLTAMALYGPRPLLAVAPRLGALVGIDADRTRPDPQRTLARR
- a CDS encoding GNAT family N-acetyltransferase gives rise to the protein MSTWTTSPSRPDAPDAAVLLREYLAEMVRRWYGRPERPEEVAAALADFPSDDLVPPSGVLLLARRDGALAGCAGLRRHPGWAELTRVYVRPAHRGAGGGAALLAAVEAYAASAGADRIRLDTRSDLVEARALYARHGYREIPAYHRGPYAQHWFEKLLPAGVDGAPAPR